A genomic region of Ochotona princeps isolate mOchPri1 chromosome 17, mOchPri1.hap1, whole genome shotgun sequence contains the following coding sequences:
- the LPO gene encoding lactoperoxidase: MRLPLHHPALLAVLFSLQAAASVIGGTTRAAAISDAVSQAKDQVNKAFLDSRIRLRATMSSGTPTTPRLSEYLKHAKGRTRTAIRNGQVWEESFKRLRRASPSSNITALDLASLSWEVGCEGPAPVLKCDFDSPYRTITGHCNNRREPALGAANRALARWLPAEYEDGLSLPFGWTPGKTRNGFPLPLAREVSNEIAGYLNEEGALDPDRSLLFMQWGQIVDHDLDFAPDTELGSSEHSKAQCEEYCVQSGNCFPITFPPNDPKLETQGKCMPLFRAGFVCPTPPFQSLAREQINALTSFLDASLVYGPEPDLASRLRNLSSPLGLLAINQEVSDHGLPYLPFDSKKPSPCEFINSTARVPCFVAGDSRASEQTLLAASQTLFLREHNRLAGELRALNPQWDGEKLYQEARKILGAFIQIITFRDYLPIVLGAEMQTWIPPYRGYNMSVDPRISNVFTFAFRFGHLEVPSTVSRLDENYQPWGSEPELPLHTLFFNTWRIVQDGGLDPLVRGLLARKAKLMDQNKMMTGELRNKLFQPTHRIHGFDLAAINIQRGRDHGQPGYNSWRGFCGLSQPRTLEELTAVLKNPELAKKLLDLYGTPDNIDIWVGATVEPLVERGRGGPLLACLLGKQFQQIRDGDRFWWENPGVFTEKQRDALRKVSFSRLVCDNTHITKVPLHPFQANSYPQGFVNCSTIDKLDLTPWASREE; this comes from the exons ATGAGGCTCCCTCTGCACCACCCTGCGCTCCTGGCTGTCCTGTTCTCActgcaggctgcagcatctgtcaTAGGTG gGACCACCAGAGCTGCCGCCATCTCTGACGCTGTGAGCCAGGCCAAGGACCAAGTCAACAAGGCCTTCCTCGACTCCCGAATCAG GCTAAGGGCCACCATGAGCTCTGGGACTCCCACCACACCACGGCTCTCAGAGTACCTCAAGCATGCCAAGGGCAGAACACGCACCGCCATCCGCAACGGGCAGGTGTGGGAGGAGTCCTTCAAGAGACTGAGACGGGCCTCACCCTCATCCAACATCACAG CCCTCGACTTGGCTTCGCTCTCCTGGGAGGTGGGCTGTGAGGGCCCTGCGCCTGTCCTGAAATGCGACTTTGACAGCCCTTACCGCACCATCACCGGGCATTGTAACAACAG GAGGGAGCCCGCGCTGGGTGCTGCCAACAGGGCGCTGGCACGCTGGCTGCCGGCCGAGTACGAGGACGGGCTCTCCTTGCCCTTCGGCTGGACTCCGGGGAAGACGCGCAACGGCTTCCCTCTGCCGCTG GCCCGCGAGGTATCCAATGAGATCGCAGGCTATCTGAACGAGGAAGGTGCTCTGGACCCAGACAGGTCCCTGCTCTTCATGCAGTGGGGTCAAATTGTGGACCACGACCTGGACTTTGCCCCCGACACCGAGCTGGGCAGCAGTGAGCACTCCAAGGCCCAGTGTGAGGAGTACTGTGTCCAGAGTGGCAACTGCTTCCCCATCACG TTCCCACCCAATGACCCCAAGCTGGAGACTCAAGGGAAATGCATGCCTTTGTTCCGGGCCGGGTTCGTCTGCCCCACTCCACCTTTCCAGTCCCTGGCCAGAGAGCAGATCAACGCTCTGACCTCCTTCCTGGATGCCAGCCTTGTGTATGGTCCCGAACCTGACCTGGCTAGCCGCCTGCGCAACCTCAGCAGCCCCCTGGGCCTGCTGGCCATCAACCAGGAGGTCTCCGACCACGGGCTGCCCTACTTGCCCTTCGACAGCAAGAAGCCAAGCCCCTGCGAGTTCATCAACAGCACGGCCCGCGTGCCCTGCTTTGTGGCAG GAGACTCTCGGGCCTCAGAACAGACCCTTCTGGCTGCGTCCCAGACTCTGTTTCTCCGTGAGCACAACCGGCTGGCAGGAGAACTGAGGGCACTCAACCCTCAGTGGGATGGAGAGAAGCTCTACCAGGAGGCCCGTAAAATCCTGGGCGCCTTCATTCAG ATCATCACCTTTAGGGACTACCTGCCCATCGTGCTAGGTGCCGAGATGCAGACATGGATCCCCCCGTATCGAGGCTACAATATGTCGGTGGATCCCCGAATTTCCAATGTCTTTACCTTTGCCTTCCGCTTTGGCCACTTGGAAGTCCCCTCTACCGTGTCCCGCCTGGATGAGAACTACCAGCCATGGGGTTCAGAGCCAGAACTCCCCCTGCACACCCTCTTCTTCAACACCTGGAGGATAGTTCAAGATG GGGGGCTGGATCCTCTCGTGCGGGGCCTACTGGCCAGGAAGGCCAAGTTGATGGATCAGAATAAAATGATGACAGGAGAGCTGCGCAACAAGCTTTTTCAGCCAACACACAGGATCCACGGCTTCGATCTGGCTGCCATCAACATCCAGCGGGGCCGGGACCACGGGCAGCCTG GGTACAACTCATGGCGAGGCTTTTGTGGCCTCTCACAGCCCAGGACCCTGGAGGAGCTGACTGCTGTACTCAAGAACCCAGAACTGGCTAAGAAGTTACTGGATCTCTATGGGACCCCAGACAACATTGACATCTGGGTGGGAGCCACTGTCGAGCCCCTGGTGGAAAGAGGGCGGGGCGGGCCTCTCTTGGCCTGCCTCCTTGGCAAACAGTTCCAGCAAATCCGCGACGGTGACAG GTTCTGGTGGGAAAACCCCGGGGTCTTCACAGAGAAGCAGCGGGATGCCCTACGGAAAGTGTCCTTCTCACGTCTTGTCTGTGACAACACCCACATCACCAAGGTCCCCCTGCACCCATTCCAGGCCAACAGCTACCCCCAAGGCTTTGTGAATTGCTCAACCATTGATAAGCTGGACCTCACACCCTGGGCCTCCAGGGAGGAGTAG